Proteins encoded by one window of Arabidopsis thaliana chromosome 2, partial sequence:
- the IAA8 gene encoding indoleacetic acid-induced protein 8 (indoleacetic acid-induced protein 8 (IAA8); CONTAINS InterPro DOMAIN/s: Aux/IAA-ARF-dimerisation (InterPro:IPR011525), AUX/IAA protein (InterPro:IPR003311); BEST Arabidopsis thaliana protein match is: indole-3-acetic acid inducible 9 (TAIR:AT5G65670.2).): MSSGNDKIKQVLHIEDLMSYRLLSVDKDELVTSPCLKERNYLGLSDCSSVDSSTIPNVVGKSNLNFKATELRLGLPESQSPERETDFGLLSPRTPDEKLLFPLLPSKDNGSATTGHKNVVSGNKRGFADTWDEFSGVKGSVRPGGGINMMLSPKVKDVSKSIQEERSHAKGGLNNAPAAKAQVVGWPPIRSYRKNTMASSTSKNTDEVDGKPGLGVLFVKVSMDGAPYLRKVDLRTYTSYQQLSSALEKMFSCFTLGQCGLHGAQGRERMSEIKLKDLLHGSEFVLTYEDKDGDWMLVGDVPWEIFTETCQKLKIMKGSDSIGLAPGAVEKSKNKERV; this comes from the exons ATGAGTTCTGGGAACGATAAG ATAAAACAAGTCCTGCATATTGAAGATCTGATGTCTTATCGATTGCTAAGTGTGGATAAGGATGAACTGGTTACGTCACCTTGTTTGAAAGAACGTAACTACTTGGGTCTCTCTGATTGTTCCTCTGTTGATAGCTCAACTATTCCCAATGTTGTTGGGAAGAGCAATCTCAATTTCAAAGCTACTGAACTGAGGCTAGGTCTTCCTGAGTCTCAATCTCCTGAGAGAGAGACTGATTTCGGTTTGCTGAGTCCGAGAACACCCGATGAGAAGCTTCTCTTCCCGTTGCTACCTTCTAAAGACAATGGTTCTGCTACTACAGGGCATAAGAATGTTGTTTCTGGTAACAAGAGAGGATTTGCTGACACTTGGGATGAGTTTTCGGGTGTGAAAGGATCTGTTAGACCTGGAGGAGGAATCAACATGATGTTGTCGCCGAAAGTTAAGGATGTCTCGAAGAgtattcaagaagaaagatctcATGCTAAGGGTGGCTTGAACAATGCACCAGCTGCCAA GGCACAGGTTGTTGGTTGGCCTCCAATCAGATCATACCGGAAGAATACAATGGCTTCTTCTACTTCGAAGAACACTGATGAGGTTGATGGGAAACCTGGTCTTGGTGTTCTGTTTGTGAAGGTGAGCATGGATGGTGCTCCGTATCTGAGAAAGGTCGACTTGAGAACTTACACTTCCTATCAACAGTTGTCTTCTGCACTTGAGAAAATGTTCAGCTGCTTCACCCTTG GTCAATGTGGTCTTCATGGTGCTCAAGGGAGGGAAAGAATGAGCGAGATTAAACTGAAGGATCTTCTTCATGGATCAGAATTTGTGCTTACTTATGAAGATAAAGACGGTGATTGGATGCTTGTTGGCGATGTTCCATGGGA GATATTTACTGAAACATGCCAGAAACTGAAGATCATGAAGGGTTCTGATTCTATTGGCTTAG CTCCAGGTGCAGTGGAGAAATCGAAGAACAAAGAGCGGGTTTGA
- the IAA8 gene encoding indoleacetic acid-induced protein 8 (indoleacetic acid-induced protein 8 (IAA8); CONTAINS InterPro DOMAIN/s: Aux/IAA-ARF-dimerisation (InterPro:IPR011525), AUX/IAA protein (InterPro:IPR003311); BEST Arabidopsis thaliana protein match is: indole-3-acetic acid inducible 9 (TAIR:AT5G65670.1); Has 1629 Blast hits to 1627 proteins in 79 species: Archae - 0; Bacteria - 0; Metazoa - 0; Fungi - 0; Plants - 1628; Viruses - 0; Other Eukaryotes - 1 (source: NCBI BLink).) — MSYRLLSVDKDELVTSPCLKERNYLGLSDCSSVDSSTIPNVVGKSNLNFKATELRLGLPESQSPERETDFGLLSPRTPDEKLLFPLLPSKDNGSATTGHKNVVSGNKRGFADTWDEFSGVKGSVRPGGGINMMLSPKVKDVSKSIQEERSHAKGGLNNAPAAKAQVVGWPPIRSYRKNTMASSTSKNTDEVDGKPGLGVLFVKVSMDGAPYLRKVDLRTYTSYQQLSSALEKMFSCFTLGQCGLHGAQGRERMSEIKLKDLLHGSEFVLTYEDKDGDWMLVGDVPWEIFTETCQKLKIMKGSDSIGLGAVEKSKNKERV, encoded by the exons ATGTCTTATCGATTGCTAAGTGTGGATAAGGATGAACTGGTTACGTCACCTTGTTTGAAAGAACGTAACTACTTGGGTCTCTCTGATTGTTCCTCTGTTGATAGCTCAACTATTCCCAATGTTGTTGGGAAGAGCAATCTCAATTTCAAAGCTACTGAACTGAGGCTAGGTCTTCCTGAGTCTCAATCTCCTGAGAGAGAGACTGATTTCGGTTTGCTGAGTCCGAGAACACCCGATGAGAAGCTTCTCTTCCCGTTGCTACCTTCTAAAGACAATGGTTCTGCTACTACAGGGCATAAGAATGTTGTTTCTGGTAACAAGAGAGGATTTGCTGACACTTGGGATGAGTTTTCGGGTGTGAAAGGATCTGTTAGACCTGGAGGAGGAATCAACATGATGTTGTCGCCGAAAGTTAAGGATGTCTCGAAGAgtattcaagaagaaagatctcATGCTAAGGGTGGCTTGAACAATGCACCAGCTGCCAA GGCACAGGTTGTTGGTTGGCCTCCAATCAGATCATACCGGAAGAATACAATGGCTTCTTCTACTTCGAAGAACACTGATGAGGTTGATGGGAAACCTGGTCTTGGTGTTCTGTTTGTGAAGGTGAGCATGGATGGTGCTCCGTATCTGAGAAAGGTCGACTTGAGAACTTACACTTCCTATCAACAGTTGTCTTCTGCACTTGAGAAAATGTTCAGCTGCTTCACCCTTG GTCAATGTGGTCTTCATGGTGCTCAAGGGAGGGAAAGAATGAGCGAGATTAAACTGAAGGATCTTCTTCATGGATCAGAATTTGTGCTTACTTATGAAGATAAAGACGGTGATTGGATGCTTGTTGGCGATGTTCCATGGGA GATATTTACTGAAACATGCCAGAAACTGAAGATCATGAAGGGTTCTGATTCTATTGGCTTAG GTGCAGTGGAGAAATCGAAGAACAAAGAGCGGGTTTGA
- the IAA8 gene encoding indoleacetic acid-induced protein 8 (indoleacetic acid-induced protein 8 (IAA8); CONTAINS InterPro DOMAIN/s: Aux/IAA-ARF-dimerisation (InterPro:IPR011525), AUX/IAA protein (InterPro:IPR003311); BEST Arabidopsis thaliana protein match is: indole-3-acetic acid inducible 9 (TAIR:AT5G65670.2); Has 1685 Blast hits to 1683 proteins in 81 species: Archae - 0; Bacteria - 0; Metazoa - 0; Fungi - 0; Plants - 1684; Viruses - 0; Other Eukaryotes - 1 (source: NCBI BLink).) — MSYRLLSVDKDELVTSPCLKERNYLGLSDCSSVDSSTIPNVVGKSNLNFKATELRLGLPESQSPERETDFGLLSPRTPDEKLLFPLLPSKDNGSATTGHKNVVSGNKRGFADTWDEFSGVKGSVRPGGGINMMLSPKVKDVSKSIQEERSHAKGGLNNAPAAKAQVVGWPPIRSYRKNTMASSTSKNTDEVDGKPGLGVLFVKVSMDGAPYLRKVDLRTYTSYQQLSSALEKMFSCFTLGQCGLHGAQGRERMSEIKLKDLLHGSEFVLTYEDKDGDWMLVGDVPWEIFTETCQKLKIMKGSDSIGLAPGAVEKSKNKERV; from the exons ATGTCTTATCGATTGCTAAGTGTGGATAAGGATGAACTGGTTACGTCACCTTGTTTGAAAGAACGTAACTACTTGGGTCTCTCTGATTGTTCCTCTGTTGATAGCTCAACTATTCCCAATGTTGTTGGGAAGAGCAATCTCAATTTCAAAGCTACTGAACTGAGGCTAGGTCTTCCTGAGTCTCAATCTCCTGAGAGAGAGACTGATTTCGGTTTGCTGAGTCCGAGAACACCCGATGAGAAGCTTCTCTTCCCGTTGCTACCTTCTAAAGACAATGGTTCTGCTACTACAGGGCATAAGAATGTTGTTTCTGGTAACAAGAGAGGATTTGCTGACACTTGGGATGAGTTTTCGGGTGTGAAAGGATCTGTTAGACCTGGAGGAGGAATCAACATGATGTTGTCGCCGAAAGTTAAGGATGTCTCGAAGAgtattcaagaagaaagatctcATGCTAAGGGTGGCTTGAACAATGCACCAGCTGCCAA GGCACAGGTTGTTGGTTGGCCTCCAATCAGATCATACCGGAAGAATACAATGGCTTCTTCTACTTCGAAGAACACTGATGAGGTTGATGGGAAACCTGGTCTTGGTGTTCTGTTTGTGAAGGTGAGCATGGATGGTGCTCCGTATCTGAGAAAGGTCGACTTGAGAACTTACACTTCCTATCAACAGTTGTCTTCTGCACTTGAGAAAATGTTCAGCTGCTTCACCCTTG GTCAATGTGGTCTTCATGGTGCTCAAGGGAGGGAAAGAATGAGCGAGATTAAACTGAAGGATCTTCTTCATGGATCAGAATTTGTGCTTACTTATGAAGATAAAGACGGTGATTGGATGCTTGTTGGCGATGTTCCATGGGA GATATTTACTGAAACATGCCAGAAACTGAAGATCATGAAGGGTTCTGATTCTATTGGCTTAG CTCCAGGTGCAGTGGAGAAATCGAAGAACAAAGAGCGGGTTTGA